A genome region from Megalobrama amblycephala isolate DHTTF-2021 linkage group LG16, ASM1881202v1, whole genome shotgun sequence includes the following:
- the nova2 gene encoding RNA-binding protein Nova-2 isoform X3 — MPQSAQKTEPVSILQPQTTVNPDRVKQAKLIVPNSTAGLIIGKGGATVKAVMEQSGAWVQLSQKPEGINLQERVVTISGEPEQNRKAVEIIVQKIQEDPQSSSCLNISYSNISGPVANSNPTGSPYANSAEVMPAAAAAAAATASSLLGQASLAGVGAFPTTMSSFSGNDLLAITSALNTLASYGYNTNSLGLGLNPAAASGVLAAVAASANPAAAAAANLLASYANDASTSAGHPATSLGGFTLGSLAAATGATNGYLSAASPLVASSLLATEKLTEGAKDVVEIAVPENLVGAILGKGGKTLVEYQELTGARIQISKKGEFVPGTRNRKVTITGSPAATQAAQYLISQRITYEQGVRATNPQKVG, encoded by the coding sequence GCCAAGCTGATAGTGCCCAACAGTACAGCAGGGCTGATCATCGGTAAGGGCGGAGCCACAGTGAAGGCCGTCATGGAGCAGTCCGGTGCCTGGGTCCAGCTCTCACAGAAACCTGAAGGTATCAACCTGCAGGAGCGCGTCGTCACCATCAGCGGGGAGCCCGAGCAGAACCGTAAGGCCGTCGAGATCATTGTGCAGAAGATCCAGGAGGACCCACAGAGCAGCAGCTGTCTGAACATCAGCTACTCCAACATCTCCGGCCCCGTGGCCAACTCCAACCCCACTGGTTCTCCGTACGCCAACTCAGCTGAGGTGATGCCGGCTGCTGCCGCGGCAGCGGCGGCCACAGCCTCCAGTCTCCTGGGGCAGGCCAGTCTGGCTGGAGTGGGTGCTTTCCCCACCACCATGTCCAGCTTCTCAGGGAATGACCTGCTGGCTATCACGTCCGCACTAAACACGTTAGCCAGCTACGGATACAATACCAACTCCCTGGGTCTAGGGCTCAACCCTGCAGCGGCCTCAGGAGTCCTCGCCGCCGTGGCTGCAAGCGCTAACCCTGCTGCAGCCGCGGCCGCCAACCTGCTAGCCTCATACGCCAATGACGCGTCCACCAGCGCCGGCCACCCAGCAACCAGCCTGGGAGGTTTCACGCTAGGTTCGCTCGCCGCCGCCACTGGAGCCACCAACGGCTACCTGAGTGCCGCTTCTCCGCTGGTGGCGAGCTCCCTACTGGCCACTGAGAAGCTGACAGAGGGGGCCAAAGATGTGGTGGAGATTGCAGTGCCGGAGAACTTGGTGGGCGCCATTTTGGGGAAAGGAGGCAAAACGCTTGTGGAGTACCAAGAACTGACGGGAGCCCGCATTCAGATCTCTAAAAAAGGAGAGTTTGTTCCTGGCACCAGAAACCGTAAAGTTACCATTACCGGATCGCCAGCCGCTACACAGGCAGCCCAATATCTTATCAGCCAGCGAATCACATACGAGCAGGGTGTGAGGGCCACCAATCCGCAGAAGGTGGGCTAA